The uncultured Bacteroides sp. DNA segment ATGAAGGTTGGTCACCAATAGAAGGTGTCACCGGATATAAAAATCCGGCATCGTGGGGTGAACGTATGGTAGGATTGCCTGACAGTATTGATATTGTTAATCTCTGGATGGGCATACCTACAGCAGAGACTCATCCTATAGCGTACAATGATATGAAGTATTGTCAAGAAAAACTAGGCACACGTTTTGTAATGCACGCCGATGCTTCTAATTATAGGCATAAGTTTACGGTTGACGGTGTTGATTACGATCTTAGCTTGAATAAGGATAGTGTAGCGATGGCAGCTTATGCTAAGTCGATTGTAAACCAAGTATTGGAACCGGGGCTTGATGGTGTGGATGTAGACTGGGAAGGCTGGAGTGGTTCTGACTTGGTAAGATTGGTTAAAGAACTAGCTAAATATTTCGGCCCTAAAGGAAAACAACCAGACAAATTGCTGATAGTGGACTATTTTAGTGGGACACCTCCAACAGACATAGCACCTTATTGTGATTATATTGTTCAACAAGCTTATAGTAACCAGGTTGGCTTCTTGAGTGAGCCTAGTGGTTTTCCTTCTGAAAAAGTAATCTATTGTGAAACATTTGGTGTTTTTTATGCCGATGGAGGTAGATTGCTGGATTATGCAAGATGGGAACCCGCCAAAGGTGATAAAGGTGGTTGTGGAGTTTTCTTTTTAGGGAGAAACTATTATTCTGCATCTGGTATACCTTATAATGAATTCCGAAAGGCTATTCAGATAATGAATCCTGCAATAAATAATTAAATAAGAATCATAATGAAAACAGATATATTTAAATATTCTTTATTGGGAATGGTTTTAGGACTCTCAATTGTGAGTTGCACCGAAGGCGATAAATTTGACTATGGGAAAACAGTCGTACTTATCACTGGGACAGAAACGACACCTGTAACAAAATTTGTAGTGGAGGATACTCCTTCTACTTATGCTGTGACAGCTTCTGCTACCAATGTTGTGGATAAAGATGTGAAAGTAACCTTTGCCATTGATAATTCACAAGTGGAAGCTTATAATAAAGAGCATGGGACGAATTATTTTGCGCTTCCTGATGGAGCAGTAACATTAGACGGTGCCAATGCGGTGATTCAAGCAGGTAAGTCATATTCAACCCCGTCTATTGTAAAAGTGGTTTCTACCGAGAATTTTGCAGAAGGCCGCGTTTATGTTGTTCCGGTTACTATGGCACAGGTGGATGGTCTTGATGTGCTACAACCGTCAAAGACGATATTCTTGCAGATTTCACGAGTAATTCATTTTACTTCACTAAATATTAGCAATACGGGCCTATATAGTAACTTCATTTTTGCCGATGATAAAAAGAAAGAATTGTCAAACTTTACTTATGAGATTAAGTTCTATTCTAATGATTGGCATAGTATTGCTCGTTTGTGTAGCTTTACTTCCAAGGATGAACAACGTTCCAGCATGCTTCGATTTGGCGAAAACGGACAAGCTGTAAATGCTTTGCAGTGGGTGAGTCCAACTGGTAGTATTGTGTCGAGTACCCTCTTTAGTACGGGGCGTTGGTATACTGTTTCTCTGGCTTATAATGGTAGCAAATTGACCATGTATGTTAATGGCGTAAAAGATGCAGAAGGCGCTGGAGATGGAAAACCCGTAGACTTTCAACGCTTTGAATTGGGTATGTCTTGGACCGGCTATCGTGGTTCTCAGTACTTTCATGGCCGAATTTCAGAGGTTCGAGTGTGGAGCCGTGCCTTAAGTCCTGCTGAAATGCAGATGGGGCTTTGTGGGGTTGATCCGAAATCAGAAGGTTTGCTTGCTTACTGGAAAATGAATGAAGGTGAAGGGCATATTTTCAAGGATGCAACAGGCCATGGTTACGACATGGACTGGACAAATACAGCTCGTGAAATTAGTGAAGGAGCAGGTTTAACCTATAAGTTGGATTATAGCTCCGCTATAGGATGGGATAGTGATGATAATAATAAATGTAATCAATAAAGAGGACGTTATTATGAAAACATATATATATAAATATTTTTGCGTAAGCTTTATGATGATTGCTGCTTTATCACTGCAATCTTGCGGTAATGATGATAGTTATGATGTAGTTGGCAATTCCAATAATTTATTCTACATCAAGGCTAATTCATCTTCGTCGGTGAAGTCTCCGAATACATTGCTCTTTGGTGTTGTGCATACACCGGCAGGTGATTTTGGGAACGTTAAGGCCGAATTTCCGGTTCGTTGTTTACGTAGCGTTGATGAAACGACTAAAGTAACTGCGCAACTTGATAATTCTTTAATTGATGCATATAATGCAAAATATGGTACATCTTATGTGCAATTTCCGGAAGGTGCATTGAATTTCGATTTGGCAACAGTCACTGTAGAAAAAGGCCATTATATTGCTGGAGATTCTTTAGCAGCATCTGTTCCTATTTCGGCGTTGACAAAGTTTACTGAATCGGGCTATATTGCTCCTATCCGTATTGCTTCTGTTGCCGGTTCTAAAGGTGAAGGCAGTGAAGTTTATGGCATTGGGTATATTATAGTCAAGACATCTACGAAATTAATAAAATCTGGCGCCGCTTCTTCTGATATGTTGGGCACATTAGTTGCTGATTATTCCGGCTGGAGTGCGTCGTGTGCTCAAAGTAGCAATAGTGATTTTAGCAGCTTAGTAGATGGTGATACTTGGTCCGGTTGGGATTTTAATTCTTCAATAGGCACTGTAGTTGTTGATATGAAGTCTGAAAAAGAATTCACAGGCATTCGTTCTTTCTGTTCGTATGGCATGTATTCTTCATATGGTTATTATTTTAGTAATATAGTTCTTGCTTATAGTACGGATGGGACTAACTATATTGATGCTGGTAGTGCCTCAAATTCTGAAATGGTCAATGAAAGTGGCTATCAATATATTTGCCTTTATGCTGCTGTAAAAGCACGGTATTTGAAAGTAACTTATACCTGCAACTCGCAATGGGGAAGAGGATTATATGAATTGGGTGTATATACAAATAAATAGATTGTTTTAAGATAAGGATTGTTTATAAGAAGTGAATTTGAGGAGGCGATGTTGAAAAATAGCAGACGCCTCCTCTTTCAAACCTAATCATTATGAAGCAATTATTCGTTTCTATTTGTTACTTCCTTTGTTGTGTGATTACTTATGCACAAGAACCATCTAAAGTTTTTGTCTCGAATGAACGAATACATGACTTTGGACAAATTCTTGAAAAGAATGGTAAGGTATCACATACGTTTAATTTCTATAATAAAGGAAATAAACCAGTCGTCATAAATGATGTTTCGGCTTGGTGCGGTTGTACAACGTCTTCATATACTAAAAAGCCTGTGCTTCCAGGAAAGAAAGCAACTGTTACGGTTACGTATAATCCCTATAATCGCCCGGGCTCTTTTAGCAAAGAGGTAGTGGTACTAACAGAATCAGGTAAGAGTTATTCTCGTCTTTGGATAAAAGGGTATGTTATTCCGTATTTGCATCCTGTGGAAGAAAATTATCCTTATAAATACGGTGGCGGGCTATGGATGAATATGGAGGTGATGGCCTTTGGTACATTAGATAAAGGAAGTACAAAAACGATGAAACTCAAATTGGCAAATGATACGAATGCCAATATTAAACTCTTCTTTGTAGTAGTAGGTGGTAACACAGATGTTAAATTTACCAGTCCGCGTGCATTGAAGGCTCATGAAGAGAGGGTAATCCCTATTACTTATCAATGTTCTGAGTCTTTCTCTGGAATAAAGAAAACTCGTATTTATTTGGTGGTTAATAATAAAGTTTTGGTGAAGCCCTTAGTCGTGACTTGTATTGGAAAAGAATAAGCTGGAATAGCGAACTCAATATCTGGCTAAAGTAAACTATTTCAATATATAATCTTCCATGTGAAGAACTCTCGTTTGAAATAGATATAGAATTAATAAAAGCAGGTATTTCCTAGTCTGATTAATTGAGCTTTATTTGCAATTAAAAGGATATTATATAATTAATAATAGATGAAAAGATTCTCCAACATAGGTATTTCGCTCTTTTTCTTGTTTTTATTAATGGGGACAGAAGGGCTGGCACAAAAGAAGCATGTCTTTGATATCAACGATGGCCATTTTATGTATGATGGTAAACCGATACAAATTGTTTCCGGAGAAATGCATTATAATAGGATTCCCCATCAATACTGGAGACACCGTATGCAAATGCTTAAAGCAATGGGTCTCAATACTGTTGCCACGTACGTTTTCTGGAATATGCATGAGGTGGAACCCGGAAAATGGGACTTCGGCGGTGATAAGAACTTGAGAGAGTACATCAAGATAGCTGCGGAAGAGGGGTTGCATGTGATTCTGCGTTTCGGGCCCTATGCTTGCGCTGAATGGGAATTTGGAGGTTATCCTTGGTGGTTACAAAATGTCGAAGGACTTGAACTTCGCAGGGATAATGATCAATTTCTTAGATATACGGATCTATATATAAAAAGATTGTATCAGGAAGTAAAAGACCTGTTGATCACCAATGGTGGACCTATCATCATGGTACAGGTTGAAAATGAATTCGGATCTTATGTTTCGCAACGGAAAGATATTCCTTTGGAGGAGCATCGAAAATATAATGCCAAGATAAAAAAGCAACTTTTAAAGGCGGGTTTTACTACGACTTTATTCACTTCCGACGGTACGTGGCTGTTTGAAGGTGGCTCTATAGAAGGTGTGTTGCCCACTGCAAATGGGGAAAGTAATGTTATTAATTTAAAGAAGGCTGTCGACAAATATCATGGAGGTAAAGGTCCTTATATGGTTGCGGAGTTTTATCCGGGTTGGTTATCTCATTGGGCGGAGCCTTTTCCTTCATTATCCGCCTCTGGCATAGCTCGTACGGCTGAAAACTATTTGAAGAATGATGTCTCCTTTAATTTGTACATGGCACATGGAGGCACTAACTTCGGGTTTACCAGTGGGGCCAACTATGATAATAAACATGATATTCAGCCCGATCTCACGAGTTACGATTACGACGCTCCGATAAGTGAGGCCGGCTGGGTTACTCCTAAATATGATTCCTTGCGTTCGGTGATAGGCAAAAATGTGAAATGGAAGTTGGCCGCAGTACCGGCTCCTATACCAGTCATCGAAATTCCATCCATAAAGCTAACGCGCGTTGCCGACGTGCTGGGCTATTTGGAGAAGGGGAGCAAAATAGAAAGTGATGCGCCTCTTACATTCGAACAATTGAATCAAGGATATGGCTATGTGCTTTATTCAAGGCGTTTTAACCAACCGATAAGCGGGACTTTGGATGTTTCAGGACTTCGTGATTATGCTATTGTCTATGTGAATGGCGAAAAGGTTGGAGAACTCAATCGAGGTGATAAGAAATACAAGATGTCGATAAATATCCCATTCAACTCCACGTTGCAAATTCTAGTTGAAAATATGGGGCGCATTAATTATGGCTCCGAGATAGTAAACAACAAGAAAGGCATTATCAGTCCTGTGAAAATAGATGATATGGAGATGGATGGAAACTGGGAAATGTATAAGCTACCAATGGACGAGGTGCCTGACTTGGATACCCTTTCACAGACGGACGTGTATCCCAATAAAGCGTTATCTACCAATGCCTTGGTTGGCCGCCCACTTGTTTATGAAGGAACATTTTCTTTGACTAACGTCGGAGATACTTTCATTGATATGAGTGATTGGGGAAAAGGAATCATTTTTGTCAACGGGAAAAACCTTGGACGCTACTGGAACGTGGGACCCCAGCAGACACTTTACCTGCCGGGCGTGTGGTTAAAGAAAGGCTTGAATAAAATCCTGATTTTTGAACAGATGAATGATCATATAAAGACTGAAGTAAAAACAGTCAAAGTTCCCATTCTAACTCAACTAAAAAAATAGAGGTAATAGTGTATCTTCACTTTTATCTTTTACCTAATACTTGAATTATCCATAAAGACATGAAGACGAAAATAATCATATCTGCGTTCTTTTCCTTAGTCTATATAATGGCTTTCGCCCAAAGCAAGTCTCTTGAACCCGCATTGATTCCTTTTCCTCAAAAGGTAGAAATGTTTGACGGGAAGTTTCAATTGTCGTCACGAACTCAATTGATTGTTAAAGATCAGGGACATTTTTGGAAAGAGATATCTTACCTGCAATCACTTTTGTCTCCTTTATTGGGAAGAAGTCTCACTACGGATCAGGGAGACAATAGTATAGAGATCAATTACTCCGATCGATTGAAAGACAGTGAAGCGTATGACCTGACGATTACTCCGTCCAAAGTGGTTATTGAGGCTTCTGATTCGCAAGGACTGTTTTATGCCTTACAAACTCTCCGGCAGTTGCTACCTGAGCAGGTGGAGTTGAAGACAAAAGTCAGTGATGCCATCTATTTACCGGCACTTCATATTTTTGATAAACCGGCTTTCGCTTGGCGCGGGACGATGATTGATGTGTCCCGTCACTTCTTTTCCATTGATTATTTGAAGAGGCACATTGATCGCATGGCATTCTATAAAATGAATAAGTTGCATCTGCATCTGACTGATGATCAAGGATGGCGTATTGAGATAAAGAAATACCCGGCATTGACCGCCCAAGGAGCATGGCGAAAATTCAATAATCAAGATACGGTATGCATGAATCTGGCAAAGGAAAATACTGATTTTGAAATTGATCAACGCTATATTATCAATAAAGACGGCATGAAGCTTTATGGAGGATATTTCACGCAAGACCAAATTCGTGATCTGGTGCAATATGCCGTGGAACGTCATGTTGACATAATCCCCGAAATAGATATGCCCGGA contains these protein-coding regions:
- a CDS encoding DUF1573 domain-containing protein; its protein translation is MKQLFVSICYFLCCVITYAQEPSKVFVSNERIHDFGQILEKNGKVSHTFNFYNKGNKPVVINDVSAWCGCTTSSYTKKPVLPGKKATVTVTYNPYNRPGSFSKEVVVLTESGKSYSRLWIKGYVIPYLHPVEENYPYKYGGGLWMNMEVMAFGTLDKGSTKTMKLKLANDTNANIKLFFVVVGGNTDVKFTSPRALKAHEERVIPITYQCSESFSGIKKTRIYLVVNNKVLVKPLVVTCIGKE
- a CDS encoding DUF1735 domain-containing protein, yielding MKTYIYKYFCVSFMMIAALSLQSCGNDDSYDVVGNSNNLFYIKANSSSSVKSPNTLLFGVVHTPAGDFGNVKAEFPVRCLRSVDETTKVTAQLDNSLIDAYNAKYGTSYVQFPEGALNFDLATVTVEKGHYIAGDSLAASVPISALTKFTESGYIAPIRIASVAGSKGEGSEVYGIGYIIVKTSTKLIKSGAASSDMLGTLVADYSGWSASCAQSSNSDFSSLVDGDTWSGWDFNSSIGTVVVDMKSEKEFTGIRSFCSYGMYSSYGYYFSNIVLAYSTDGTNYIDAGSASNSEMVNESGYQYICLYAAVKARYLKVTYTCNSQWGRGLYELGVYTNK
- a CDS encoding glycoside hydrolase family 18, encoding MKIEITSLLTFCVGTFLLYSCDTDVEPLQIQKLKTYDEQYFQNVRDYKKSNHEISYAYYEGWSPIEGVTGYKNPASWGERMVGLPDSIDIVNLWMGIPTAETHPIAYNDMKYCQEKLGTRFVMHADASNYRHKFTVDGVDYDLSLNKDSVAMAAYAKSIVNQVLEPGLDGVDVDWEGWSGSDLVRLVKELAKYFGPKGKQPDKLLIVDYFSGTPPTDIAPYCDYIVQQAYSNQVGFLSEPSGFPSEKVIYCETFGVFYADGGRLLDYARWEPAKGDKGGCGVFFLGRNYYSASGIPYNEFRKAIQIMNPAINN
- a CDS encoding DUF1735 and LamG domain-containing protein produces the protein MKTDIFKYSLLGMVLGLSIVSCTEGDKFDYGKTVVLITGTETTPVTKFVVEDTPSTYAVTASATNVVDKDVKVTFAIDNSQVEAYNKEHGTNYFALPDGAVTLDGANAVIQAGKSYSTPSIVKVVSTENFAEGRVYVVPVTMAQVDGLDVLQPSKTIFLQISRVIHFTSLNISNTGLYSNFIFADDKKKELSNFTYEIKFYSNDWHSIARLCSFTSKDEQRSSMLRFGENGQAVNALQWVSPTGSIVSSTLFSTGRWYTVSLAYNGSKLTMYVNGVKDAEGAGDGKPVDFQRFELGMSWTGYRGSQYFHGRISEVRVWSRALSPAEMQMGLCGVDPKSEGLLAYWKMNEGEGHIFKDATGHGYDMDWTNTAREISEGAGLTYKLDYSSAIGWDSDDNNKCNQ
- a CDS encoding beta-galactosidase family protein, which encodes MGTEGLAQKKHVFDINDGHFMYDGKPIQIVSGEMHYNRIPHQYWRHRMQMLKAMGLNTVATYVFWNMHEVEPGKWDFGGDKNLREYIKIAAEEGLHVILRFGPYACAEWEFGGYPWWLQNVEGLELRRDNDQFLRYTDLYIKRLYQEVKDLLITNGGPIIMVQVENEFGSYVSQRKDIPLEEHRKYNAKIKKQLLKAGFTTTLFTSDGTWLFEGGSIEGVLPTANGESNVINLKKAVDKYHGGKGPYMVAEFYPGWLSHWAEPFPSLSASGIARTAENYLKNDVSFNLYMAHGGTNFGFTSGANYDNKHDIQPDLTSYDYDAPISEAGWVTPKYDSLRSVIGKNVKWKLAAVPAPIPVIEIPSIKLTRVADVLGYLEKGSKIESDAPLTFEQLNQGYGYVLYSRRFNQPISGTLDVSGLRDYAIVYVNGEKVGELNRGDKKYKMSINIPFNSTLQILVENMGRINYGSEIVNNKKGIISPVKIDDMEMDGNWEMYKLPMDEVPDLDTLSQTDVYPNKALSTNALVGRPLVYEGTFSLTNVGDTFIDMSDWGKGIIFVNGKNLGRYWNVGPQQTLYLPGVWLKKGLNKILIFEQMNDHIKTEVKTVKVPILTQLKK